One region of Rubripirellula tenax genomic DNA includes:
- a CDS encoding membrane or secreted protein yields the protein MPTKTTSTWALIAIVSLLGTGCGPSPRELSDAQWLDLQTDMQQERAEVGRQRDQLEADRRQWDQRERTEPILAAAVVSAAMLIACGLPLIVVGILFWPRKEPPASDAMCEVLIDEVVLHVSEPKRIVPSSDPPKLASGK from the coding sequence ATGCCGACCAAGACGACGTCGACGTGGGCGCTGATCGCGATCGTTAGTTTGCTTGGTACCGGTTGCGGACCAAGCCCCCGCGAACTGAGTGACGCTCAGTGGCTCGACCTGCAAACCGACATGCAGCAAGAGCGAGCGGAAGTCGGTCGGCAACGAGACCAACTCGAAGCCGATCGTCGCCAGTGGGACCAGCGGGAACGCACGGAACCCATCCTGGCCGCCGCAGTGGTATCCGCCGCGATGTTGATCGCGTGCGGCCTGCCGCTGATCGTGGTCGGCATTCTGTTTTGGCCACGCAAGGAACCACCGGCCAGCGACGCGATGTGCGAGGTGCTGATCGATGAAGTCGTCCTGCACGTCAGCGAACCAAAACGGATCGTGCCCTCAAGCGATCCGCCAAAGCTTGCCAGCGGCAAGTAG
- a CDS encoding excisionase family DNA-binding protein — translation MADLLIRDTDRDELIRDTAEAVAQLLRSESASETKPMLVDGDEMARLASISRPTVDRGVRSGLIPSVMIGRARRFRPDAVIAALESAGSE, via the coding sequence GTGGCTGACTTGTTAATTCGCGACACAGATCGCGACGAATTGATACGGGACACAGCCGAAGCGGTCGCCCAGTTGCTCCGGTCGGAGAGCGCGTCGGAAACTAAGCCGATGCTGGTCGATGGCGATGAAATGGCGCGGCTGGCGAGCATCTCGCGTCCAACAGTAGATCGCGGGGTTCGGTCTGGATTGATTCCCAGCGTCATGATCGGTCGAGCCCGCCGGTTTCGGCCGGATGCGGTGATCGCCGCGTTGGAGTCAGCGGGCAGTGAGTGA